The window aatccaaacaagaCCTAGTTTCCATCCAGGGACAGGATGTTTCTGGACACCCCCGGTTGCTGCTCCTCCTAAGGGCCTGGCTGTGGCTACTGCAGGGAGGATGTAGTGAGAATGGCTTCCCTTCTGCTGTTTGCTGCTGTCTACATAGGCCAAGAACCTGCTCCCGTCTGCCCGGgctgatggagtctcactcttgagAAAAATCTTGCTGGGGCAGGTCCTCTGGCAGCCCTAGCACCTTACCCTGAGTCATGGGAACTTGAGACTTTGTCCAAACCTTGGCTAGAAGGCTGGTCTTGGCACTCAACGACTTAGCTAGTGGATTTTTCACATTAAGACTGTACCTGGGCCTTTTTCATGATGACTTGGGTCCCAATCCTCGGAGCAGCTGAAAAAAGAGCTAGCGCCACCTGTGGATGCACCCACAATGAAATCAGAGGCCACGTGAGGTTTGCAAGGTGGAGTGGCCTGTAGTTTTAACTCGGGCACTATGGCAATGCAGACCCAAACCAATTGTGCCAGTTCTTGCTGGGTGGCAAAGTGTTGTCAGGCTTTGTGGTCACTCCTGATTTCTGTTTGGAAGCACAGTTCTCTTTCCAGTGAGAATGGAAAATTGGAAAGGCCTGTACAATTGGAAAGCCTGTAAAAGGCCGTAGAGTGGAGATGTATAAAAATGTACGGTCACCCATGTTTTAGGGGTCGACACCATGGACTTTTATCTCGCTCACCAACTTCCTCACACATACAGCTCACTCCCTGTGGCCTCAGCCATCTCAGGCACTACAAAATCCTCACTGTTTGAAATTCACTTATGGAGTCCAACAaacaactttctttaaaaaaaaaaggcagtaaaaTCTCAGAATTTCTGTGCAATGCTTGCAACCTGCCCACTTATTAAATAAACAGAACACCAAACTAACCAAAAGCTATGCAAGTGGCAGGCTGCCCTGAGCAGAGCCCTGCCTGTCTGCCAGGGACTACGGTGGCACAGGAGCAGGTCGTGATCATGCTGGAAGAAATGAGAGGTGGTTTCATTCCCTGACTTTCAAACTCTCATCTCGGGAGCCCCCAGTCCTAACACTGTATTCAGCAGGGGGAGTTACCTGGCCATGTAAAAGGACAAGGGAAGGCAGACCGTCCTCAACTTCTTCCTGTGTTTCTAGCAGGGAAGGAACGCAATGGCTTCAGTCCCTCCACCTCTAGGTAACAAGGCAAAGGCCTCCGTAACCCAGGCAGACAGGATGTGGGGAAGGTCTTGTGTCTTTTCCTAACTCAGAATTTCTGAGTCAGTGGGCTCCCAGAGAAAGACTGTCCTCTTAGCATGTGACCCTGAAGGCTTCTAGCACCAAAGGCTCGCTAACACCTCAGACCCTGTCTTCAGGTAAAGGGGATGGGAGGCAGAAACCTTCTCCTGATTGGTGCCTGAAGGAGGCAAGAACGAGTATCTGCTATACCCCAGCCTGATTTCCCCCGTCTCAgcaggagaggggagaggtgagGGTGCAGATGTTCTGGGCAGGTCAGTGCAGTTCGATGAATGCCTTCAGATCTTCCGGGATGAAGCCCTTGTAAGGGATCTTGTTCTTATCCAGGGCCTGGGCTGCAAGGCACTGCAGGGTCACATAGTTGAAGGGCTGCATGGTACCCCTGGCCAGCAGCTTGTCTTCCAGCAGCTCGTAGGCCGTCTTCTTGAAGGCGTTGGTGGCGTCCATGTGGGCCCCTGCTTCAATCAGGGCATTCACGATGGCCGGGCAGTTGTTCTGGGCTGCTATGTGTAGCGGGGTGTTGTCAAAATCCCTGCTGTCCCGGTCGGCCCCGCAGTCGAACAGCACTTTGACCACGTGCAAGGAGGGGAATCTGCCCACGGAGTAGCGGCCCACGTTTGTGGTGTCCTTGTCCACAGCCACGTGCAGAGGGGTGAAGCCGTTCTTGCCCCTGGGTGCGCACTTGAGCAGGCGGTAGATGGTCTGGTGCTTCAGGTGCTCCTGGCTGGGGGTGCACTCCACTTTCTCCAGCAGGTAGAGCAGGTGGAGGATGATGGCCAGCGCCTTGTTGAACTGGGCCGAGTCTCTAGGCTCCCTGAGAAGCTGCAGGGCCCATTCCACTTCCCGGACCCCTTTGGTGAGGACCCCCATGAAGTCTGCGAAGCCGATCTGGGTGCCCAGGCTGCCTTTGGCAGCCCGGTCCTGCAGCACGTAGGAGAAGAGTTCGGCGAAGGAGAGGAAGCTGCTGGTGGTCATGGGGCTCGGAGGCTCCAGGTTGCTCTGTTGCATGTCCAGAGCGTACTTCCACAAGCGGATGTAGCACTCGATATTGCCCGAGTCGGCGTACACGGCGCCCCTGTAACGGATACAATAGGAACTGTCGGGGTGCGAGGGACTGAGGATGCGCTCCCGGATCAACAGGGCCTGCATACGCATCTCATCGGGGTCGTTGATCAGCGCCTCCAGCTCCTCGGTGGTGTTGACCTCCCTGGAATAGTCATAGGCCAGGACCAGCTGTGGGGGCTCCAGTTTGGGCAGGTACTCACCCCCCTGGTGACGCAGCTCCATGGCCCGCCTCCAGTGTTTAAGGGCCCCAAGCAGATCTCGTTTCTTATCCACATACGTAGATCCCAGCAATTCCAAGGCTTCCACGGCAGCTTCCCGGCTGGTGGGACAGCAGCTTTGGTAAGATTCCCCGTTCAGTACCTCAGGGGAGAAGATGCAGCACGGAGCCCCTGAGGCTGCCTACACCCCTGGCTGGTGGAGGAGCCTTCTTGGGGCAGCCCAGGCTGAGCCTCTACCCCTGTGACCTGCTCCTGGCCGGGCTGCTCCTGGATGAGGTACTCCACGATGTTGGTGTGGCCCGTCACGCTGGCCGGGAGCAACGGGGTCATGCCGTAGCTATCACGTTCCATGTTGGCCTTGCaccccagcagcagctgcaggatCTCCAGGCTGCTGGTCTCGGCACAGTTGTGCAGGGCCAAGTTGCCATTGGCGCTGCGCCAGTTCACCTGGGCGCCCTGCTCCAGCAGGTAGCGGGCGATCTCACGGTGGCCCTTGTAGCACGAGATCATGAGGCACGTGTGGCCGTGCCTGTTGGCCACCTCCAGGTTGGCCTGGTGCTCGCCGACCAGGTAGCGCACCACCTCCAGGAGACCCTCGAAGCAGGCGGCGCGGAGAGGCGTGGAGTTGGTGCGCGTGGTGCGGTTCACCGAGGCCCCGCGGCGCAGCAGGCTCCGCACCACGTCCAGGTGGCCAGCGCCCACAGCGGCGGCGCACCCTCCGTGGTCTCGCCATCGAAGTGCACCGAGCCACCGGCCTCCACGCTCGCGCCGCACCGGTCCACCAGGTACTCCACCACGTCCAGGTGGCCGTAGCAGGCGGCGATGAGCAGCGGCGTCCCCCCGCCGGCCACCTAGCCAGTCAGCTCGTCCAGTTCCTCCCGGCTCCGGCCGCTGAGCAGCTTCTGGAGCAGCTGCAGCTTGCCGTCACGGGCGGCATTGCACACGGCGGTGCGGAGGTCTTTGGTTCGGGCCTCTGCCAGGCCATGAGCCGGCCGCAGTGGGAGGGGGAGACAGAGGATCAGAGCCCAGACAGGCGGGAGCCAACCTTCACCGTCTCCCTCGCCGCCATCTTAGGGTGTCCTAGAGACTTTTAAATATGCAGATTGTTGACCTGAGAAACCATTTCGTCTCCAAAGGAACATTTGCAGGCTGTCATGCAAATCTGCACTTGAGCAACTTTCACATTATGATCTTAGTGAATTCTTGACCAGATGGACTTGAACAGCTGCCACCCATGCTTGGGAAGTCCCTTTACTCGAGAAGAGAAAATAGCTCATTTGTTTGCAATTCTTTCCTGAAAGTACATAAGGGCAATTTTCTACATTGTGAACTAGTATCAGAGCAACATTTTCCCTGAAAGACCATAGCTCATTATACTATttaggaacaaacaaacaaaaatatatacaaacattttTGGGGGAGTTTTATAATTTGTGCCCAGAAGGGACAAGTTTCTTTTcagattaagttttaaaaaatgttcctttATTCAAGCTGACATGGAGGTTATAACTGAGAAAAACCTCCCTCTGAAATTAGAATGCCTTACATTTGTAtaacattttatacttttcaaagtgctttcacGCACATTATTTCATCTGATCTTCAAAACAGCTCAGTGAGGCAGGTTAAGTGGGTGTTTTTATTCCTTACTTTTTAGATAAGGAAATAAGTTCAGACTACAGATATTATCTGAGTATCTACTAACTTCATTGTATTGTGCTAGGTGTCATAGAGGATAAAATGACATGTATTCCTAAAAGAAGAATCTTGGTTTTAGATAAGACATAACAACACAAagctaaataatacataaatgtaCAATATAGTCAAAAGATGACAAAAGACAATATATGGTCAAAGTATTAGGAGCACAAGCAAACTGTGTTCTGGCAGATTAAGGGAGACTTCTTAAAGCAGGTGCCACCCGAATATATATGCCTGGAAGGAGGTTTGGAATTTGTGGAATATTTACTCTTTGGCATCAAAATCACCTTCTCATATAACCTTAGAATATAAGAGATTTTGGCATTCATCTAGTTTGTTCTGATACTCGATGTTCGCACTCCGTATGGCCCCCTAAGCAAAGATGTTGGAATAGCTATGAGTCTTAGCAATTCTATCTATATGCAGCTGCaatctccatttctataattctACCCTTTGTTGACCAGAGTAAAACAAGactaatctattttctctttctgtggaaAGCCTTTACTATGTCTGTAGTCAGCATGATAGCTTGATCTGCTtttagtcttttcttcttttcatttaatCTTAAAGCTTCTGGAGATAGTCATTATTTTACTGCTGAgcccttattttatttatccaaattATCTATAACTTTGGCCATCCCAAACTGATACACTATTGTAGATATGCAGATTTGAATGAGGCTCTAAAAACTATTGTTATCTTTTTAATTCACTGCCAGCATGTCTGTTAATACTGCTAGTTGTGAACATTTCTCAATATAAAGTAACTTTTGTGTAAAAGTTGCATAATTAATATGCCTGGAATGAGTTATGAATGTCTTCCTAAAGAACAAAGGCCACCTTCATTGtgatggcttttttctttttcttttgtatttttgttaagcCATTCATGATCTGTGCATGCCTGCACAGATGATACTTGCTTAAGGAACTAACACCAAAGCTCTAATATAGTAATAATCTTTGGTATTTTGTTTCTCATCTTTATTACTGGGAAAGTAAAAATTAATCACTCATGTAAATTAATAATCCAATACTGACCTCTGGTGTGCAATGATGAAATTGCTTACTGGATGAACTAGTGGATGCTTGGGAAgagttttctgttttaatataaGAACATCTTTCTCCAAGCAAAGAAGCTTCCTAGGCTATAATTACAAATGCGGAAATTGGGAAACGTAAAACTAACTAACTGAATGTAAAGAATGTATCTATGGTAGTTTATAGTAGTGGgtaagtaaaaaaggaaaagagagaacaaCTGACACTAGAACTGCCCcattcaaaaactttttttacaATTCAGCCATCTTTTAAGAAACTAAACACAGTGAGTTGAGAATGAATGATGTACCCTCCCTCACTTGACTATATTTGCATTGGACTTAAAAAAAAGAGGCTGTTTTGAATTTCTGTGAGTCATCTCCTCAGGTGGTAGATGTGTTTTCATTGCCTGCCACTCCCCAAAGTGCCTCTCCATTTACTTCAGACACAAGGTCCCAAAGTCATAATTTTCCAGTCTTATTTGCTCATCTTTATGATCTTGTAATTTTCTAAAGCCATACCATATGCCTGCTTTATAATTCAAAGGCCTAATATTTGTTAGGCTGGTTCTTGATTCAGGTTTCTCATTCTCCTTCCTATTTTCAGTATGTGTCCTTCCCTCACACTCTATGCTCAAGCCAAATTATCTATCTAGCATTTTCCCCCATTGGCACCTTCTGAGCAGAGGTACTGCAGAGTGCACAGATAGGGCTAGAATGAGTCAGTCACTTTGCAGACAGAGGTGTAAGCCATGCAGGTTTAGGCCTCTACTGCCACCAGCGACCCTATTGCTGGCCTAATCCCTCCCGTAGCTGTGCTCATAGAACCTTAGAAATTTGTTACCTGTTGAGGGAGTATCGCTGGGCCAGTCATCAATGAACCCCGATTCCAATTTAATCCTGGCGCTGCCCCTGACTTTTTATGGGACTTTCTGCAATTCAGTTCAACTCCTAGGCTATGAGATTTCTATTTTCTAGTCTGTAACAAAGGGTCACTAGATTAGACGATTTCTGACATTCTTTGTAGTACTCCAATTCTACAACTCTATACATGTGGATTCAGGAGGCTAGCTCAAACCCTGGGTTCTTCACTTCTTGCAATGCTCTCTCAATTCCCTTCTTCTCCCATCCTCTAGTTTGTCCAGATGTTACTGTACTTGTGTACTTCCTATGTATACTAAACCATTATATAGTCTACACTCTACTgtatctatttgtctatcttttttccttcattgaACTGAGATATGGTCGGCTGTTACTAGCTATCAATGGAGTGAATGAGAAAAGACTGCATATCTTGTCTTTATCCTGCAGGTCTGTCTCTGCCACATATTTCTGAGGAGATCCTGGGCCTGGGAAACTTTGGAGTCAACATTGACCTTTTATCCTGGTTCTATAAACCAGATCACATGCAAGAATGTTGCCtcttaaaaattctcaaaagtgATGAATAGCTATAGTCCATGCTAAAGGAAAATGGAGAACACCAGGTTGTTAGTGAGAGCTGAATCACTCTGAGTTATGGAGTGAGAAGttttattaggctggtgcaaaagtaatttgtGATTTTTGACAtcaattttaatggcaaaaagtGCAATTACTTTTGCTCCAACCGATAGTTCCCAGAGTCAGGTAGACTAGGAAGTGGCATTCAGAAAGCAGAGACTGGGAAGGTGGAGAAGACTTAGTGAAATGATTTGAGTTTGCAGACAATGGGGTGAAGGCCCAAGGAAAGTTCCACACTCTTGGGTTGGCCATAGGAAAGCATTAAAACTCAGAATTTAATTTGACTAAATTTGTTTGCCAATTCAACTCTCAATTTCTAATTTTCAGTAAACTTTTCTATCCTCACAAATGCTTTACATGGGTAGGTTTTTGTGGAAAACAATAAAGGTGATGAACATTCTATCTGGGTCAATGGTTCTTGATCTTCAGGATGCTTTAGAATCACTTGGGGAACTTTTGAAATCTGGATGCTGATGTCAGACTCCTGAGTGATTACAACAGAATCTCTGCAGGTGGCACCCAGGAATCGGTATATCTTAAAAGATCCCAGGTGAATCCAATATGCAGCTTGCTTTGGAATGAGTTAATGTGAAACAATAGACTACAGTGATCAACGTGAACTAATCTGAGAGACTCCTCGGCAATCATGTCTCCTTTGTTCTTTAATCAGTTCTATTTCATCTTATTGGAAacaactattttaattttataagccTCCACTTTTCTCAAAACTTCCAACTCCAATGCCATGTATACTCTCAACTAATGACTTTCCTTCTACCTTTCGGAGATAATTGGAGCTTAACATGaaaaatttcttcatttcttgtcACCAAATCTGTAAATGTGTTTTTTCTGAATTATGTTTCACTAGTGCCTTTCTATCAATATTTGACCATCCAAAGTCATCCATCTCTAGAAAGTAACAATACAGAAATATAGACCTTGTGTTTGTTGGAAATAAAATAACACTAACAAAGACCTCTCTGAACCAACATAGAAAAGAGAACACAGTTTATTACTACATGAACATGGTCAGATTTCTATGCACGTAGGTACTACAAAAGTGACTAAAATGTCTAGGCAGACTTTCACATAATTTATTTAGCAAAGCAGAAGTAAGAATAACTTCTCATCTCCTCAAGAGACAAAGGGCTACATCCTAAGATAGTCCTCTTGTGAAAAACTCCCAAGTAAGTTTTGGAGGCATTTGTTTACAATTCCAAGGGTCAGAAAGTCCCCATTCTTCcactgcaaaatcaaaagcataAATCTGTTATTTGGACCTATTAAGATTTCAAGGAAATACTCTAAGGAAGACAGGATGGAGAGATAGTAACCTCCAACCTCAAAAAAGTCATCATTTTACCCTTATGGTGTGCTTTGCTcggtatatgcatatgtatttctTAGCTTTGTGAAGTGAAAGAATCTAGAAGCAATGACACCCTAGTAGAACACCTAGCCTCTAGACCTTTGTATCCAAACACTATTTCTCCATGAAAGAAACCTGTGCTCTTTGGGGAAATGATTAATTTTTAGAATAGGGAAAAATGGTTAATTCCTCCATCTACAGAGGAAGGCTGCCTCATTTGGATTGAAGCCACAGCTGAGTAACGGCTTCAATGCATGTAGGTGACCCACGTGGGGTGTCAGAATCAAAAAAAGGTGAGGGAGCATCCAGACAGAAGTATTATCCATCACCTGGTGTGTAAACCCCTCAGGCTAGTGGGAAGATAACACCCATGTAAGGCAGTggcacagaatgggataaaaagGATTTGCATGTAGAAGAGTCAGGTCACTGTGGGATTGTCTGGTGTAAATAGACTGAAAGGGGCATCTGTATAGGAGGGCTCCAAGGTGCCAGGTATCAAAGCCAAAGAACAGGAGAAGGAGTCCACACAGAAGTGGTGGCAGAACCCAAGCAAGATGAAAAGGGCATCACCGCAGTGATGTAGCAAGGTTGGAGTGTCAGAGCCTGACTGAGCAGAGTGGGGTGAGCACCCATGTCGGTTTAACCCAGGAAGGATGAGAAGAGTGTCTATGTGAAATGGATGATAATCTAGGGAGTAGATCAGAGCCCAGGGATGGCATCCAAGAATGACGGTGGCCAAGCATGAGGTGTTGGAGTCAGAGTAGAGTGAAGAAGGTAACTACACACACGGGTAGCTTAATGTAGAGTGCCAGGGTCTTGAATGGGGTCTGAGGATTAGAGAGTAACAGGGTGTTAGTGGGAATACAACCAATGCTGATAGTTGTGTTGTTAACATGTAGGAGAAACCTGTTTGTAAGGAATAAACCCCAAAATATTTGGTGGTAATTGGGAATCAGGTCAGTAACTTGTTCTCTAATGGTTcaagaaatttctttttgtattttacttgcAAATTTTGTCTAAAGctcaa of the Gorilla gorilla gorilla isolate KB3781 chromosome 14, NHGRI_mGorGor1-v2.1_pri, whole genome shotgun sequence genome contains:
- the LOC129527203 gene encoding LOW QUALITY PROTEIN: protein fem-1 homolog A-like (The sequence of the model RefSeq protein was modified relative to this genomic sequence to represent the inferred CDS: inserted 2 bases in 2 codons; substituted 1 base at 1 genomic stop codon), which translates into the protein MDVYSDFFILVDGLMPKCCLVPKRPTHDQVSHSRETCLYQQALSWLLSDLCPVYFYQDIHCLGELSLGKKLGSDGGEGDGEGWLPPVWALILCLPLPLRPAHGLAEARTKDLRTAVCNAARDGKLQLLQKLLSGRSREELDELTGXVAGGGTPLLIAACYGHLDVVEYLVDRCGASVEAGGSVHFDGETTEGAPPLWXAGHLDVVRSLLRRGASVNRTTRTNSTPLRAACFEGLLEVVRYLVGEHQANLEVANRHGHTCLMISCYKGHREIARYLLEQGAQVNWRSANGNLALHNCAETSSLEILQLLLGCKANMERDSYGMTPLLPASVTGHTNIVEYLIQEQPGQEQVTGVEAQPGLPQEGSSTSQGCRQPQGXPCCIFSPEVLNGESYQSCCPTSREAAVEALELLGSTYVDKKRDLLGALKHWRRAMELRHQGGEYLPKLEPPQLVLAYDYSREVNTTEELEALINDPDEMRMQALLIRERILSPSHPDSSYCIRYRGAVYADSGNIECYIRLWKYALDMQQSNLEPPSPMTTSSFLSFAELFSYVLQDRAAKGSLGTQIGFADFMGVLTKGVREVEWALQLLREPRDSAQFNKALAIILHLLYLLEKVECTPSQEHLKHQTIYRLLKCAPRGKNGFTPLHVAVDKDTTNVGRYSVGRFPSLHVVKVLFDCGADRDSRDFDNTPLHIAAQNNCPAIVNALIEAGAHMDATNAFKKTAYELLEDKLLARGTMQPFNYVTLQCLAAQALDKNKIPYKGFIPEDLKAFIELH